The Monodelphis domestica isolate mMonDom1 chromosome 7, mMonDom1.pri, whole genome shotgun sequence genome window below encodes:
- the OGN gene encoding mimecan produces the protein MKTLQALFFWFLLVPWAKPAPSTTQSPRAPAGSRTSEEIWDDAEPLPDGKPMKKKDLMIPRDARGDEGSLEQPARNDDGEMPTCLLCVCLSGSVYCEETDIDAVPPLPKETSYLYARFNKIKKITAKDFADIPNLRRLDFTGNVIEDIEDGAFSRLSLLEELSLAENLLVKLPALPSKLTLFNARQNKLRSKGIKANTFKKLTNLSYLYLDHNELESVPPHLPESLRVLHLQFNNIAGITDDTFCRSNDTRYIRSRVDEIRLEGNPILLAKHPNSFICLKRLPTGTYY, from the exons ATGAAGACCCTTCAGGCCCTCTTCTTCTGGTTTCTCTTGGTGCCCTGGGCAAAACCGGCCCCATCCACTACCCAGAGCCCCCGGGCTCCAGCCGGCTCTAGGACATCTGAGGAAATATGGGACGACGCAGAGCCATTGCCCGATGGGAAGCCCATGAAG AAAAAAGACCTGATGATTCCGAGGGACGCACGAGGAGATGAAGGTAGCCTGGAGCAGCCAGCCAGAAATGACGATGGGG AAATGCCCACGTGCCTCCTGTGCGTCTGCCTCAGTGGGTCTGTGTACTGCGAGGAGACGGACATCGACGCCGTGCCCCCTCTGCCCAAGGAGACCTCGTACCTGTACGCCCGCTTCAACAAGATCAAGAAGATCACGGCCAAGGACTTTGCAGACATCC CTAACCTGAGGAGACTCGATTTCACCGGGAACGTCATCGAGGACATCGAGGACGGGGCCTTCTCCAGGCTCTCGCTGCTCGAGGAGCTCTCCCTGGCCGAGAACCTGCTGGTCAAGCTTCCGGCGCTGCCTTCGAAGCTGACGCTGTTTAACGCGAGGCAGAACAAGCTCAGGAGCAAAGGCATCAAAGCCAACACTTTCAAG AAGCTGACCAATCTGTCCTACCTCTATCTGGACCACAACGAGCTCGAGTCTGTGCCGCCGCACCTGCCCGAGAGCCTGCGAGTCCTCCACCTGCAG TTCAACAACATAGCCGGCATCACGGACGACACCTTCTGCAGATCCAATGATACGCGCTACATTCGGAGCCGCGTGGATGAGATCCGGCTGGAAGGCAACCCGATCCTCCTGGCCAAGCACCCCAACAGCTTTATCTGCCTGAAAAGACTCCCCACGGGGACATACTATTGA